In the bacterium genome, one interval contains:
- a CDS encoding GxxExxY protein translates to MGKHRLDILVESKVIVELKTVEELSKAHYAQVRSYLKATGVKVAILVNFAKEKADFRRVELE, encoded by the coding sequence ATTGGGAAACACAGATTGGATATTCTTGTAGAAAGCAAGGTAATAGTAGAACTAAAAACGGTGGAGGAATTAAGCAAAGCTCATTATGCTCAGGTTCGCTCTTATTTAAAAGCTACAGGTGTAAAGGTGGCTATTCTTGTAAACTTTGCTAAAGAAAAGGCAGATTTTAGAAGAGTGGAATTAGAATAA